In Bacillota bacterium, the sequence AACAGGTAGACGTGGCTAGAAGGTTAGCCACCCTGGACCGCACAACTCCAGAGGTCCTGGAAGATATTGAGAGTACATTAGAACAGCGTTTATCCGCTTACGAGATTCACGATTACACAGCTGCCGGCGGCATTGATGCTGCAGTTGATATCCTCAATCAGGTTGACCGGGCTACTGAGAAAACCATTATGGAAGCCTTGGAGGAAGATGATCCTGAGCTGGCTGAGGAAATCCGCAAGCGGATGTTTGTATTTGAAGACATTGTTACCCTGGACGATCGGGCAATTCAGCTGATTATCCGTGAAGTGGATGCGAGAGATTTGGCTTTAGCGCTTAAAACAGCTTCCGAAGAAGTGGCTGATCGGATTTTCCGCAATATGTCCAAACGCGCAGCCAATCTCCTCAAAGAGGATATCGAGTTTATGGGACCAGTGCGTCTGCGGGATATCGAAGAAGCCCAAACCCGCGTAGTATCAGTTGTGCGGCGCCTGGAGGATTCGGGAGATTTGATTATCTCGCGCGGTGGGGAGGATGAACTGATTGTCTAAGATCATTAAAGCTGCTCAACTGCAGATCTTAGTTCCGGACAAAAGTGACCAAATTTTTCGCCCGGAAGCCGTGATTTCTGCTGACAGCAGTGAAATGACCCAGCAATCTGAAGGAACAATTCTCCAAGCAGCAAACCTGCTTGACGATGCTAAAAAGAAAGCCGCCGATATTATTGAGATGGCTGAGCAGCAGGCTGAAGAGATCATTGCGAAAGCTGAAGCGGAGAAGGCTAAACTCGAAAATGAGCTGGATCAGCTGATCCAGCAAGCCCAGCAGGATGGGTACGCCGCTGGCTACCAGGAAGGGCTGGATGATGCGTACCAAGATGTGAACAAGAAAACCGAACAGTTTTTGGCTGAGTTGGAAGTTATTATCGAGGCTGCAGTCAAAGAGCGGAGCGCAGCTTTGAACCGGCTGGAAGAAGATTTTCTAAAGCTTGGGGTCCTTGTAGCCGAAAAATTAATCAAGAGGGAAATTGAATCAGACCCTGCTTGGCTGGTTCCAACCCTTCGCGCTGGTCTGGAACAGCTGACTAATCATGAGTATGTTACAATCCGAGTCAATCCCGATACATATGAGATCCTTGCCGAATCAACCTCATTTGCTGATATTTTCAGCGGCAAAATATCCTGGGAAAGCGATCCTGCCCTAGCCAGACAAGACTGTATCATCGAAACAGAATTTGGAGCCGTGGACGCCAGTCTTGATACCCGCTTTGCGAAACTGAGCGCTGCCCTAAAGGAGCAGATCTATGCTGAATAATGCACGCTTAGGGCACTACAGCAGCGTTCTGAACAGTTTCAATGATTTGGAGCAGATCGGCAGAGTAACCAAAATTGTTGGCTTGACGATTGAATCCCAGGGACCGGCGGCGAATGTGGGTGAAGTATGTGCGATTTCTACCCATGACGGCAGTGAGATTTATGGCGAAGTAGTGGGGTTTCGCGATCAAACGATTATCCTAATGCCGCTGTCAGATATGACCGGCATTGGACCGGGATGCTTTGTTCGCAGCTTAGGCCATCCTTTAAGGGTTGGAGTCGGGCCAAAGCTGCTCGGCAGAGTTCTGGATGCCTTTGGCAATCCAATCGATGGATTGGGGCCGATTGAATTTGAAGAATACCGTCCTTTAACCAACAGCACGGTTCAGCCCTTAGAAAGGCAGATGATCCGCGAACCTTTATCAGTTGGTGTGCGAGCCATAGACGGCCTGCTTACCGCCGGTAAAGGACAGCGTCTGGGTATTTTTGCCGGCAGTGGTGTCGGTAAAAGTACGCTGTTGGGCATGATGGCCCGCAATACCACAGCCGAGATCAATGTGATTGGACTGATCGGAGAGCGGGGCAGAGAAGTTAGAGAGTTTATTGAGAAAGATTTAGGTCCAGAAGGCTTGGCCCGCTCAGTAGTGGTAGTTGCCACATCAGATCAATTGGCGATGATCAGACTGAACGGAGCGTTAACAGCTACCACGATTGCTGAGTATTTTCGGGACTGCGGACGTGATGTGCTGTTTATGATGGACTCGGTGACTCGCTATGCTATGGCTCAGCGGGAGGTAGGTTTGGCATCCGGAGAACCCCCGGCTACCAGAGGTTATACGCCTTCAGTATTTGCCAATCTTCCCAAGCTTTTGGAGCGGACCGGACCAGGCAAAAACGGCACTATTACAGCCTTTTACACAGTTCTAGTTGATGGCGACGACCACAACGAACCAATCGCCGATGCGGTTCGCAGTATTTTAGATGGACACATTGTTCTGTCGCGAAAACTAGCTCAGCTTCAGCACTATCCAGCCATCGATGTTTTAGCCAGTGTGAGCAGGGTGATGACTGATGTCGTTGATTCCCGCCATCTGGAGCTAGCCGGCTTGTTTAAAGCCCGATTAGCAACCTATCGCGAAGCGGAGGATCTGATTAATATTGGTGCCTATTCCCAAGGTGCCAATCCGAGAATTGACGACGCGATTCACCATATTGACCGCATCAATCAGTATCTGCAGCAGCCCGCTGATAAAGGTTCCAGCTGGGAAGAAGCTTTAGAAATGCTGCAGTATGCTATGGAAAGCCGTTAAAGTAGGGATAGATCATGGCTAGATTTATATTTCGCCTCGAAAAAGTAAAGCGGGTTAGAACTATTCAAGAAAGCCAGAAAAAGTCGCTTTGGGCCCAAGCTCAAAATGCTTTAAATCTGGAAAAGCAGAAATTAACCAATTTGAAAGCCGTCAAGACAGAAACACTTAATTATGGTTACAATCAGGTAGATTTGAGTTTGAGAACAGCAGTGTACAATTATTTAGCAAAGCTTGACCGCCTGATTGAAGCTCAAGAATTGGCAGTTCAAAAAGCTGCTCAAGCCGAAACCAAAGCGCGGCAGATCTGGTTGTTGGCACGCCAGGAGAAGGAGAAACTGGAGCGACTGGAAGAGAAACACTATGAAGAGTATGTGCAAGAGGAACTGCGCGCAGAACAAAAACTACTAGATGACATGAAAAACAACGCAGCTCAAATTTAAGGAGGATGGATTGTGGTTAAATGGCTGACTGCAATTTATACGCTGATTATTTCCGTACTGATAGCGCTGGTAATTCTTACTTTTACCGGCACCATCCATCCCCAAGACACCTTAATTCGCTACGCCCAATCTGTACCGGCGTTAGCGCCATATGTTGAAACCTATTATATTGGGGCGGATTGGGAGAAATGGCACGGTCAGCGCCAAGCAGAGCTGGAAGCGGAGAAACTGGAGCTTGAACAAATCCGGACCGAGCTTGAACTTAAACAGCGCCAGCTCGAGGAACTCAGCGACCGCCTCGACCGCCAGGAAGAAGCTCTG encodes:
- the fliI gene encoding flagellar protein export ATPase FliI, yielding MLNNARLGHYSSVLNSFNDLEQIGRVTKIVGLTIESQGPAANVGEVCAISTHDGSEIYGEVVGFRDQTIILMPLSDMTGIGPGCFVRSLGHPLRVGVGPKLLGRVLDAFGNPIDGLGPIEFEEYRPLTNSTVQPLERQMIREPLSVGVRAIDGLLTAGKGQRLGIFAGSGVGKSTLLGMMARNTTAEINVIGLIGERGREVREFIEKDLGPEGLARSVVVVATSDQLAMIRLNGALTATTIAEYFRDCGRDVLFMMDSVTRYAMAQREVGLASGEPPATRGYTPSVFANLPKLLERTGPGKNGTITAFYTVLVDGDDHNEPIADAVRSILDGHIVLSRKLAQLQHYPAIDVLASVSRVMTDVVDSRHLELAGLFKARLATYREAEDLINIGAYSQGANPRIDDAIHHIDRINQYLQQPADKGSSWEEALEMLQYAMESR
- the fliJ gene encoding flagellar export protein FliJ, giving the protein MARFIFRLEKVKRVRTIQESQKKSLWAQAQNALNLEKQKLTNLKAVKTETLNYGYNQVDLSLRTAVYNYLAKLDRLIEAQELAVQKAAQAETKARQIWLLARQEKEKLERLEEKHYEEYVQEELRAEQKLLDDMKNNAAQI
- the fliG gene encoding flagellar motor switch protein FliG; the protein is MRGKLSGREKAAILLISLGPEASAEVFKHLSDEEIEDLTLQIASMRRVDPEIRQRVLSEFSEMMQAQEYVEQGGINYAKEVLEAALGKEKARQIIERLTATLQVRPFDFARKTEPTQILSFIQNEHPQTIALVLAYLRPEQASLILSALPPEKQVDVARRLATLDRTTPEVLEDIESTLEQRLSAYEIHDYTAAGGIDAAVDILNQVDRATEKTIMEALEEDDPELAEEIRKRMFVFEDIVTLDDRAIQLIIREVDARDLALALKTASEEVADRIFRNMSKRAANLLKEDIEFMGPVRLRDIEEAQTRVVSVVRRLEDSGDLIISRGGEDELIV